The window caattgtaaagagattcaGAAAATAAACCATATGCTGTACACAATCCCTACCTAATCCTTACATTGGCTAATCCTCCATTCACAACAATCAAATCTAGTAAACGCAAAATATTATAGTATGAATCTTCATGTAAATAGCGAATAGGTGCTTCAACAATCCAAAAGGAACCTAAAAGTCAAATATTAGATCGTATTGAAACAAGCGCaagttaaatttgaaaattcataaaatcaatCTCAATTATATACCTAGAAATCAAGCAAACGAAGTTTCACAGGGTTTAGTATTCAGTTCCGATCAAAGATTCACACTTCACTAATAAGATCAATTCAAAAACCAACAAACCCACAGATCACAAGATCACTCCCTACCATCAACCAAAAGAGAATCAGATTAATGCAATTCAAATTCAGATAAAATCCAATttgaaaaatagagagagagagagagaggcagaGACCTTGAAGCATGATCGGTGGCGGAACTTGGCGTTGTCATAGTGAACATCTTTCATAGAGTAGGGCAGAGATTTCGACATGCTGGATGGAATCAGCGGCTAGGGCTTGGATtcggagagggagagggagagggagagaaattgaaagaaaatgtgTGTTTGGCTAGGCGTGGTTTTGAAGTCAACGAGCGAATTAGGGCGTATGCAGAGTGTGTTGGGGGACACAGACCTAATAACCATTTCTCCATTTCTGGGCACGTCAGCTTTCAGCATCTGCACCTTCCAGGAGTAAAAGTCTTCCTCTGCTGCCTGGATCCAATTTTAATGCCTTCGCCgagttttgggccaaaatagcccAGTAGTGGAGAAAATAAATCCATTAAACCTCATTTCCAAACTAATGTTTAGTTAGAATGACCCTTGTTATGACATATATTCtgaacttattttctttttttatttttatttttatttttattttttaaaataggatgaAATTGGATTTGGTAAACACGGTTTCATTTTTTAGCTGAAACCATATTTGTCACATGCGGTTTCACTTTTGAACCGAAACCGCATTTTCTAAATGCAATTTCACATTTGAACTTTTTTGTACTTTAAAatctaaaacataaaataattcattcaaATGAACTCAAATGGTCATTAAAACCCTAGTAAtggatttaacatatatttttatttaaatctcaagtttaaagaatgaaaaagataCAAGTTATAGGAGTTGTTTCAATCATTGTAGAGAAAGGGGCTAAATATGCTTGAAGGGAGCTGTAAGAGTTATGAAGCATGATGGGAGCTTAAGCAAAGGAAAATGGAGTAATGTATAGAATGAGAGATGAGAGATAAGAAATGAAAGTTATGAAGAAAGTTGGACAACAAACAAGTATGAGAAGGAATATTAGAGGTCATAGCTCAAAATCCTATGGGAATTAGAATCCAAAATTTGGAATGACAATACATACCTTGATTTTGAGCTCAAAAGAGTTGAATGATAAATTTTGTTAAGTATAAATGATTTGCAATGGTTTAGTAATTGTCTGACTCTTAAGTTACTATAGaatagataatttttaaataaaaaactttgtcacttaattttaatagattttatacttaattatctaaaaaaatcccaaattttgcCGGAAGAGTtattaaattctttaaattttttggattttttttagttacaaaaattactaaattattaattaaaaattttctagtTAGACTTCTTGCCACTTCTtagttcttttaaaatattcttttattattattattattattattattattatttgaaaaatctaaaaaaattttacttatattttttggTGGCATGTTTTTGTGAAGAGGATTATAAATAGCCTCTTCTCTTCATAAAGCCTATACTCTCTTTCATTTTTGGCTTCATTACAACACAAATGCATCAAAGCCCAAACTCTCTAGTCTCATGGGTTTGAATCAAACCTTGAAGTACTTCTGCACCCTTGTCTTTCTGGTCTTGCTCTTCTCCTTCTTCCCCTTCTCTGATGCAAATTCAACCTCACCCCACGAAATCCAAGCCAGTACTCCTTCAAATGTGCCCACAAGCTACCAACTGTTCTACATCAAGAACACCCCACCATTTTCCTTGAACGAAGAAATCAAtgacaagaagaagaagaggaggaggaggaggaagaagacaACCAAGAGCTTCAGAACAAGGCCTTTCTCAGCCATGCTCCCCAAGGGTTTTGTCCCTCCTTCTGGCTCGTCTCCGTGCCACAACGATTACCCCAACTCCATCGCCTTCTACTGCGACCTCTCCTCCCAGAAACCCTAGACAACCATGCCTACAACGCAGATCATGAAGATGGCTTCTGACATTGGTTTTTCATTACCCCCTCTGCGCTTTCTTTGAGTCATTCTTGATGATTTTTCTTGCTGTCTTTCTTATCTTCTTTGAAGCTACTGATAAAAAAAGTGGCTCTGAATTTGTAAACAAGGTACAGGTTTGTTGATCTTTGTAATAATGTTTCATTTTCCAAGAAATTAATATCACAGACAGATTTTTCTTCAATGTCCAGTTACCTTTCAAAAGAAAGATTTTGTTTTGAGTTAGTTCTTCAAGTCATTGTACATACCAGTGTtgttataaaaatcaaaccagCAGAGTGGATCCCTCCCACAAGAGTTGTTATGTTGAAAAGCTATAAAAGGGAACATGTAATTTTGGCTAAGTGCATTCATAATTACTCtaataattgaataatttccttattttttaattcgGTATTTAGAACATCATATGAATTGATCTCCaagttatttttcttattttttttgtttccatttcatAACCATACTACTAATACAGTCAGAAAAATCATGAAACCCATGATCTAAATTGAGATTTAATATGATAGGTTGCGTTGGGAGATCCACAAACTAGTATGAAGTCACCCCATCTTAGTCTTTGAGCTTTTGTTCAGATTTGAATAGGCACGCAGTGAGTGGTCTGGGTTCCAAGGCAAATATTGTTAGTGAGATGTCTGCTGTTTTGATTCTAGAAATGGAACGCTTCCCAACTTGGAGGTCAATATCAATTGTTACTTGGGACTTTTAGCACCAAAGTAGGAAGAGTGCATGTGAATTTGCATGGTTCGTGGGTCCTTGTTTCATGGGTTCTGCAGATTTTCGTAGCGTACACTCCATGCATGCATTGCATTGGCTCTCCCCACGaagttcattttagttttta of the Vitis vinifera cultivar Pinot Noir 40024 chromosome 10, ASM3070453v1 genome contains:
- the LOC104880561 gene encoding uncharacterized protein LOC104880561; the protein is MGLNQTLKYFCTLVFLVLLFSFFPFSDANSTSPHEIQASTPSNVPTSYQLFYIKNTPPFSLNEEINDKKKKRRRRRKKTTKSFRTRPFSAMLPKGFVPPSGSSPCHNDYPNSIAFYCDLSSQKP